One window from the genome of Aquabacterium sp. A3 encodes:
- the hisS gene encoding histidine--tRNA ligase yields MAEQLKAIKGMNDILPPDSARWEWLEDTVRRLMRRYGYHNVRTPIVEPTALFVRGLGEVTDIVEKEMYSFEDSLNGDRLTLRPEGTAGVVRAMNEHNFLYEGGRRLYYIGPMFRHERPQKGRYRQFHQVGAEVLGFPGPDVDAEVILMTAALWRDLGLAVGKDVCLQLNSLGQPAERLAHREALIRHLEAHADQLDDDARRRLHSNPLRILDTKNPAMQAIVEAAPKLMDFLGDESVTHLRAVRDALDAVGVPYEINPRLVRGMDYYNLTVFEWVTDRLGAQGTVCGGGRYDGLIEQLGGKPAPAVGWGLGMERLLLLLQEVGASSPSVAPDAYAVVMAGAPMAQVLQTLENLRDAGVCVQQHPLGKDGPPSVKSQFKKADASGARFALVFGPDELAQGQVTIKPLRDGGQQVAQDLSSLTTWADDLKAATQS; encoded by the coding sequence ATGGCAGAACAACTCAAGGCCATCAAAGGCATGAACGACATCCTGCCGCCCGATTCGGCGCGGTGGGAGTGGCTGGAAGACACCGTGCGCCGCCTCATGCGTCGCTACGGTTACCACAATGTTCGCACGCCCATCGTTGAACCCACGGCCTTGTTTGTGCGCGGCCTGGGTGAGGTCACCGACATCGTCGAAAAAGAGATGTACTCATTCGAGGACAGCCTCAATGGCGATCGACTCACCTTGCGGCCCGAGGGCACTGCAGGCGTGGTTCGTGCCATGAACGAGCACAACTTTCTCTACGAAGGTGGGCGGCGTCTTTATTACATCGGCCCCATGTTCCGCCATGAGCGGCCTCAGAAAGGTCGGTATCGGCAGTTCCATCAGGTGGGGGCCGAAGTCCTGGGTTTTCCGGGACCTGATGTGGATGCGGAAGTCATCCTCATGACCGCAGCGCTGTGGCGAGACCTCGGGCTGGCCGTGGGCAAAGACGTGTGTTTGCAGCTCAACAGCCTGGGACAGCCTGCTGAGCGCCTGGCCCATCGCGAGGCGCTCATCCGTCATCTGGAGGCCCATGCAGACCAACTCGATGACGACGCAAGAAGGCGTTTGCACAGCAATCCACTGCGCATCCTGGACACCAAGAACCCGGCGATGCAGGCCATCGTGGAGGCCGCGCCCAAGCTGATGGATTTTCTGGGCGACGAATCTGTGACGCACCTGCGTGCGGTGCGTGATGCACTGGATGCCGTGGGGGTGCCTTACGAAATCAATCCCCGACTCGTTCGGGGCATGGACTACTACAACCTCACGGTGTTCGAGTGGGTCACCGACCGCCTGGGTGCTCAGGGCACGGTCTGTGGCGGTGGTCGGTATGACGGGCTCATCGAACAGCTGGGGGGCAAGCCCGCCCCCGCCGTGGGCTGGGGTCTGGGCATGGAGCGCCTGTTGCTGCTGCTGCAGGAGGTCGGTGCGTCCTCGCCCTCTGTGGCCCCCGATGCCTATGCCGTGGTCATGGCAGGTGCGCCCATGGCGCAAGTGCTCCAGACATTGGAGAACCTGCGCGATGCAGGCGTGTGCGTTCAGCAACACCCCCTGGGCAAGGACGGTCCCCCCAGCGTCAAGTCACAGTTCAAAAAGGCGGACGCCAGTGGCGCCCGTTTCGCCTTGGTGTTTGGCCCCGACGAGCTGGCCCAAGGGCAAGTGACCATCAAACCGCTGCGGGACGGGGGGCAGCAAGTTGCCCAAGATCTGTCGTCGCTGACCACCTGGGCCGACGACCTCAAGGCTGCCACGCAGTCATAA
- the ispG gene encoding flavodoxin-dependent (E)-4-hydroxy-3-methylbut-2-enyl-diphosphate synthase: MSADLIEVASPEPRRALQARVVWGSRVVTVGGDAPVRVQSMTNTDTVDVIGTAIQVKELALAGSEMVRITVNTPEAAEAVPHIRDQLDRMGIDVPLVGDFHYNGHRLLTDHPACAEALSKYRINPGNVGKGDKKDRQFAQMIEAALRHDKVVRIGVNWGSLDQELMSSLMDENGRRAQPWDTKQVMYQALVTSALESARMACELGMAPEQVILSCKVSGVQDLISVYRALARRCRHPLHLGLTEAGMGTKGTVASATALSILLQEGIGDTIRVSLTPQPGEARTQEVVVALEILQALGLRAFVPSVTACPGCGRTTSTTFQELAKQIDDFLRAQMPVWRAQYPGVEGLKVAVMGCIVNGPGESKHADIGISLPGTGEAPAAPVFIDGEKAMTLRGEGIAAEFQAVVENYIERRFGAASTSSAA, encoded by the coding sequence ATGTCTGCTGATCTGATCGAAGTCGCATCGCCCGAACCCCGCCGGGCACTGCAGGCCCGTGTGGTCTGGGGCAGTCGCGTGGTCACGGTGGGCGGCGACGCGCCTGTGCGCGTGCAGTCCATGACCAACACCGACACCGTGGACGTGATCGGGACGGCCATTCAGGTCAAGGAGCTGGCGCTGGCTGGCTCCGAGATGGTGCGCATCACCGTCAACACGCCTGAGGCGGCCGAGGCGGTGCCACACATCCGCGATCAACTTGATCGCATGGGCATTGACGTGCCGCTGGTCGGCGATTTTCACTACAACGGCCACCGACTGCTGACCGATCATCCGGCCTGTGCCGAAGCCCTGTCCAAGTACCGCATCAACCCTGGCAACGTGGGCAAAGGCGACAAGAAGGACAGGCAATTTGCGCAGATGATCGAAGCTGCGCTGCGCCATGACAAGGTGGTGCGCATCGGTGTCAACTGGGGCAGCCTGGACCAGGAACTCATGTCCAGCCTCATGGACGAAAACGGCCGGCGCGCGCAGCCCTGGGACACCAAACAGGTCATGTATCAGGCGTTGGTGACTTCTGCCCTGGAGTCGGCTCGCATGGCGTGTGAGCTGGGCATGGCGCCTGAGCAGGTCATCTTGTCTTGCAAGGTCAGCGGCGTGCAGGATCTGATCTCGGTTTACCGGGCACTGGCTCGCCGTTGTCGTCACCCGCTGCACCTGGGGTTGACCGAGGCTGGCATGGGCACCAAGGGCACGGTCGCTTCGGCCACGGCGCTGTCCATCCTGTTGCAGGAGGGCATTGGCGACACCATTCGGGTGTCGCTGACACCACAACCTGGCGAGGCCCGCACCCAGGAGGTCGTCGTGGCGCTCGAGATCCTGCAGGCGCTGGGCTTGCGTGCCTTCGTGCCCAGCGTCACGGCCTGCCCGGGCTGCGGCCGCACCACCAGCACCACGTTCCAGGAGCTGGCCAAACAGATTGACGATTTTCTGCGCGCCCAAATGCCGGTCTGGCGTGCGCAATACCCTGGTGTTGAAGGCCTCAAAGTGGCCGTGATGGGCTGCATCGTCAATGGCCCCGGAGAAAGCAAGCACGCTGACATCGGCATCAGCTTGCCAGGCACCGGTGAAGCACCTGCCGCCCCCGTGTTCATTGATGGCGAAAAGGCCATGACGCTGCGTGGGGAGGGCATTGCGGCCGAATTCCAGGCCGTGGTGGAAAACTACATCGAGCGCCGCTTCGGCGCAGCATCGACTTCTTCTGCAGCCTGA
- a CDS encoding helix-turn-helix domain-containing protein has product MTEAGFTALRQQDESQRSAGEQLRVERERQGLSIEVLSSIIKVVPAKIQALEAGDLTALGDANFTRALAQTVCRTLRMDPSPVMAALPPAQPARLHDEHAPLNQPLPQPGATALFSVRGVGSGVSDLLKRKWFWPLCILLAAVLVWWWPEAWEGPAAWWTSDSTVTSSSPVQTIVVPPAPAVTAAITPTASALPQNVQAPLAASEPVVSTVVQPVVPVVVQMAETVAEAGSLSEVSVRLEATQPSWVELTETQGGRKLFSRLMAAGETVDLMGAPPIEAVIGNAEGVRVIVAGQVTDLAPHVRNNVARLTLPRSE; this is encoded by the coding sequence ATGACTGAGGCCGGATTCACTGCATTGCGTCAGCAAGACGAGTCGCAGCGCAGCGCCGGTGAGCAGTTGCGTGTGGAGCGAGAGCGCCAAGGGCTCTCCATTGAGGTTTTGTCGTCGATCATCAAGGTGGTGCCCGCCAAGATCCAGGCGCTGGAAGCCGGCGACCTGACGGCCCTGGGCGATGCCAATTTCACGCGTGCGCTGGCACAGACCGTGTGCCGAACCCTGCGCATGGACCCGTCCCCGGTGATGGCGGCGTTGCCGCCGGCACAGCCGGCGCGCCTGCATGATGAACACGCGCCGCTGAATCAGCCCTTGCCCCAGCCCGGTGCCACCGCCTTGTTCTCGGTTCGAGGCGTGGGCAGTGGCGTCTCGGATTTGCTCAAGCGAAAGTGGTTCTGGCCCCTGTGCATTTTGTTGGCCGCCGTGCTGGTCTGGTGGTGGCCTGAGGCATGGGAAGGGCCAGCGGCCTGGTGGACGTCCGATTCAACGGTGACGTCATCGTCGCCGGTGCAGACCATCGTGGTGCCACCAGCGCCAGCCGTGACGGCTGCGATCACCCCCACGGCGAGCGCGCTGCCCCAGAATGTTCAAGCGCCACTGGCAGCCAGCGAGCCGGTCGTGTCGACCGTCGTTCAGCCGGTCGTCCCGGTGGTCGTCCAGATGGCCGAGACGGTGGCTGAGGCTGGGTCACTCTCGGAAGTGTCGGTTCGCCTGGAAGCCACCCAGCCGAGTTGGGTCGAGTTGACCGAGACACAGGGCGGACGCAAGCTCTTCTCACGCCTGATGGCCGCTGGCGAAACCGTGGACCTCATGGGCGCGCCTCCCATCGAGGCCGTCATTGGCAATGCCGAGGGCGTGCGCGTCATCGTGGCGGGCCAGGTGACCGATCTGGCGCCGCATGTGCGCAACAATGTGGCCCGTTTGACCTTGCCTCGAAGCGAGTGA
- the pilW gene encoding type IV pilus biogenesis/stability protein PilW, which produces MISSLFRTFTLSGLLLSILALAACVQVPVEGGASSASMNSNQVRYTPRADLPTASDDSEVRRRARIRLELAATYYAKGQFTTALDEVKQAESIDPRLAATHEMRALIYDALGDAGRAESAYRQALDLEPSNGSVMHNYAWFLCNQSRFAEADGLFERALRFPQSMDASRTWLARGVCQMRAGLFAEAEKSLLSAYEINTANPATAYNLASVLLRRGELDRARFYIRRVNNVQEQVTAESLWLAARIEHRLGNLEARNELGAQMRSRFPNARETTAFELGRFDD; this is translated from the coding sequence ATGATCTCGTCGCTTTTTCGCACCTTCACGCTGAGCGGTTTGTTGCTGTCCATCCTGGCGTTGGCAGCGTGCGTGCAGGTGCCTGTGGAAGGCGGCGCCTCCTCTGCGTCCATGAACAGCAACCAGGTGCGCTACACGCCGCGCGCTGATTTGCCCACCGCCTCAGACGACTCGGAAGTCAGGCGTCGTGCCCGCATTCGACTTGAGTTGGCCGCCACCTATTACGCCAAGGGCCAGTTCACAACCGCGCTTGACGAAGTCAAGCAAGCCGAGTCCATTGATCCGCGCCTGGCGGCGACGCATGAAATGCGGGCGCTGATTTACGACGCGCTGGGTGACGCCGGACGTGCTGAATCGGCGTATCGACAGGCCCTGGACCTGGAGCCCAGCAACGGCAGCGTGATGCACAACTACGCCTGGTTTTTGTGCAACCAGAGCCGATTCGCAGAGGCGGATGGTCTGTTTGAGCGCGCCCTGAGGTTTCCCCAGAGCATGGATGCCAGCCGCACCTGGCTGGCCCGAGGCGTTTGTCAGATGAGGGCGGGGCTGTTTGCCGAGGCAGAAAAATCCTTGCTGAGCGCTTACGAGATCAACACGGCCAACCCAGCCACCGCGTACAACCTCGCGTCGGTGCTGCTGCGCCGCGGTGAACTTGATCGTGCCCGGTTCTACATCCGACGCGTCAACAATGTGCAAGAGCAGGTGACGGCAGAGTCTCTGTGGCTGGCGGCCCGGATCGAACACCGACTGGGGAACCTGGAGGCGCGCAACGAACTGGGTGCTCAGATGCGCAGTCGCTTCCCGAATGCCCGGGAAACAACCGCTTTCGAGTTGGGGCGTTTCGATGACTGA
- the rlmN gene encoding 23S rRNA (adenine(2503)-C(2))-methyltransferase RlmN, protein MSAVNLLDFDLDGLTAYCEQLGEKRFRATQLFRWIHQKGASDFDQMSDLAKSLRAKLQGSAVIEGLKPISEHVSSDGTIKWLFDVGDGNAVESVYIPEDDRATLCISSQAGCAVGCRFCSTGHQGFSRNLSTGEIIAQLWFAEHALRKRLGTSDRVISNVVMMGMGEPLQNYAQLVPALRTMLDDHGYGLSRRRVTVSTSGVVPMIERLQQDCPVALAVSLHAPNDVLRDALVPINKKYPIQELMQACLSYLSAAPRDFITFEYCMLDGVNDSDEHARELIALVKGRIPCKFNLIPFNPFPQSGLHRSAMPRVQAFARMLQDAGIVTTVRKTRGDDIDAACGQLAGEVQDRTKVHTRLRREPVIMPVSVVRRPTKGDRTV, encoded by the coding sequence ATGAGTGCGGTCAACCTGCTCGACTTCGACCTCGACGGGCTGACCGCCTACTGCGAGCAGCTGGGTGAAAAGCGCTTTCGCGCCACGCAGCTCTTTCGCTGGATTCACCAGAAAGGCGCTTCTGATTTCGATCAGATGTCCGATCTGGCCAAGTCCCTTCGTGCCAAGCTGCAAGGCAGCGCGGTCATCGAGGGACTCAAGCCCATCAGCGAGCACGTTTCGTCTGATGGCACCATCAAATGGTTGTTCGATGTGGGCGATGGCAACGCTGTCGAGTCGGTGTACATCCCCGAAGACGACCGCGCCACCTTGTGCATCTCCTCTCAGGCAGGCTGTGCCGTGGGCTGCCGGTTTTGTTCGACAGGCCACCAAGGCTTCAGTCGAAACCTCAGCACCGGTGAAATCATCGCGCAGTTGTGGTTTGCAGAGCACGCCTTGCGCAAGCGGCTGGGCACTTCAGATCGAGTCATCAGCAACGTCGTGATGATGGGCATGGGCGAGCCATTGCAGAACTACGCCCAACTCGTGCCGGCCTTGCGCACCATGCTCGATGACCATGGGTATGGCTTGTCTCGGCGCCGGGTCACGGTTTCCACCTCAGGTGTCGTGCCCATGATCGAGCGCTTGCAGCAGGATTGTCCTGTCGCATTGGCGGTGTCCCTGCACGCGCCCAACGATGTCTTGCGCGACGCTTTGGTGCCCATCAACAAAAAGTACCCCATTCAGGAGTTGATGCAGGCCTGTTTGTCCTACCTCAGTGCGGCGCCGCGCGACTTCATCACCTTCGAGTACTGCATGCTGGATGGTGTCAACGACAGCGATGAGCACGCCCGGGAACTCATCGCCCTCGTCAAGGGTCGCATCCCGTGCAAGTTCAATCTGATTCCTTTCAATCCGTTTCCGCAGTCGGGGCTTCATCGCTCGGCGATGCCCAGGGTGCAGGCCTTTGCCCGCATGCTTCAGGATGCAGGCATTGTCACCACGGTGCGCAAGACCCGTGGTGACGACATCGATGCCGCATGCGGTCAGCTGGCAGGCGAGGTGCAAGACCGCACCAAGGTTCACACGCGCTTGCGCCGTGAGCCTGTCATCATGCCTGTCAGTGTCGTCCGTCGGCCGACCAAGGGTGACCGGACGGTTTGA
- the ndk gene encoding nucleoside-diphosphate kinase translates to MAIERTLSIIKPDAVAKNVIGQIIARFEGAGLKVVAGKLVQLSRAEAEQFYAVHKERPFFKDLVDFMVSGPVFVQVLEGEGAIAKNRDLMGATDPKKAAPGTIRADFADSIDANAVHGSDAPETAAVEVAFFFPGMNVYSR, encoded by the coding sequence ATGGCCATCGAACGCACCCTGTCCATCATCAAGCCCGACGCCGTTGCCAAGAACGTCATCGGCCAGATCATCGCCCGCTTTGAAGGCGCCGGCCTGAAGGTTGTCGCCGGCAAGCTGGTGCAACTGTCGCGCGCAGAAGCCGAGCAGTTCTACGCTGTGCACAAAGAGCGCCCCTTCTTCAAGGACCTGGTGGACTTCATGGTCTCCGGTCCGGTGTTCGTGCAGGTGCTGGAAGGTGAAGGCGCCATCGCCAAGAACCGCGACCTGATGGGCGCCACCGATCCCAAGAAGGCTGCTCCCGGCACCATCCGCGCCGATTTCGCCGATTCCATCGACGCCAACGCCGTTCATGGTTCGGACGCTCCTGAAACCGCAGCCGTGGAAGTGGCATTCTTCTTCCCCGGCATGAACGTCTACAGCCGCTGA
- the rluB gene encoding 23S rRNA pseudouridine(2605) synthase RluB, with amino-acid sequence MQDPDTPGAVPVEAEASSPAKPRARRPRAASPVVEPAPAGAEEALKPARKTTRRRKADDVVPAEAEVAATVAAEATAVDEAAVAEVVPKPAARSRRKAPAVVADAPLATAAEAATQDVVVAAADAGQSDLAEQKPVAAEASADANVEASADDHADVMAEPEPGVGPRRAAMAAQQAEEMVQVLLTGDFDREQEAEVVQESEAYKRVLRPEPDAPKLQKVLAQSGVGSRRDIEKMIEDGRIEVNDQVAHIGQRVSFGDRIKLDGKPIRARITPPPARILAYHKPVGEVVTRDDPEGRPTVFRNLPRLQHGKWMSVGRLDLNTEGLLLFTTSGELANQLMHPRFGVEREYAVRVLGTLDDASRQRLLDGVEIDGQPASFTSISNGLGEGVNQWYRVVIMEGRNREVRKLFDTVGLTVSRLIRVRYGAIVLPRGLRRGVWVELGESDVRAIKALVGVDRHEQGRGGKGKPGGKGAKPQDRQDRQERQAQGQGRGPQGGQGRGPQQGQPGQHKAGRPPVERERAAPRDEFDDDDIDNIGRIPNPLEQTFDRRFVKGSKRIVSGFGRPDHEGAAQRSAAGGKQKGPRQPDPMQTSVGYIGADAYFGGGGGRRGQGGGNSGGGGGSGGGGRRGRR; translated from the coding sequence ATGCAAGATCCTGATACCCCGGGCGCCGTGCCCGTCGAGGCCGAAGCCTCCAGCCCCGCCAAACCGCGCGCCCGCCGGCCGCGCGCCGCGTCTCCGGTGGTGGAGCCAGCGCCTGCCGGGGCCGAGGAGGCGCTCAAGCCTGCACGCAAGACGACCCGTCGCCGCAAGGCTGACGACGTGGTGCCAGCAGAGGCCGAGGTCGCCGCCACGGTGGCGGCGGAGGCGACTGCAGTTGACGAGGCTGCGGTGGCCGAGGTGGTGCCCAAGCCTGCTGCCCGCAGCCGCCGCAAGGCGCCGGCAGTGGTCGCCGATGCGCCGCTGGCCACGGCGGCTGAGGCCGCGACGCAGGATGTGGTGGTGGCCGCAGCCGACGCAGGGCAGTCGGATTTGGCTGAGCAGAAGCCTGTTGCTGCTGAGGCCAGTGCCGACGCCAATGTCGAGGCCAGTGCCGACGACCATGCTGATGTCATGGCCGAGCCAGAGCCCGGGGTGGGGCCGCGTCGAGCGGCGATGGCCGCCCAACAGGCCGAAGAGATGGTCCAGGTGCTGCTGACGGGTGATTTCGACCGTGAGCAGGAAGCCGAGGTCGTGCAGGAATCTGAAGCCTACAAGCGCGTTTTGCGGCCAGAGCCGGATGCGCCCAAGCTTCAAAAAGTGCTGGCCCAGTCGGGTGTGGGCTCTCGACGCGACATCGAAAAGATGATCGAAGACGGCCGCATTGAGGTCAATGACCAGGTCGCGCACATCGGACAACGGGTTTCCTTTGGCGACCGCATCAAGCTGGACGGCAAGCCGATCCGCGCGCGGATCACGCCTCCGCCAGCACGCATCCTGGCGTACCACAAGCCAGTGGGCGAGGTGGTGACACGTGACGATCCGGAAGGGCGCCCCACCGTTTTCCGCAACCTTCCCAGGCTGCAGCACGGCAAGTGGATGTCTGTGGGTCGGCTGGACCTCAACACCGAAGGGCTGTTGTTGTTCACCACCTCGGGCGAATTGGCCAACCAGTTGATGCATCCGCGTTTCGGGGTCGAGCGCGAGTACGCGGTTCGGGTGCTGGGCACCCTGGACGACGCGTCGCGTCAACGCTTGCTCGATGGCGTCGAGATCGATGGCCAGCCCGCCTCCTTCACCTCGATCTCGAACGGTCTGGGCGAGGGTGTCAACCAGTGGTACCGCGTGGTCATCATGGAAGGTCGCAACCGCGAGGTGCGCAAGTTGTTTGACACGGTCGGGCTGACCGTGAGCCGGCTGATCCGCGTTCGCTATGGCGCCATCGTGCTGCCGCGCGGATTGCGTCGGGGCGTCTGGGTTGAATTGGGTGAGTCCGATGTGCGTGCGATCAAGGCGCTGGTTGGCGTGGATCGCCACGAGCAGGGGCGCGGCGGCAAGGGCAAGCCTGGTGGCAAGGGCGCCAAGCCACAAGATCGTCAGGACCGTCAAGAACGTCAGGCCCAGGGGCAAGGTCGCGGGCCACAAGGCGGGCAGGGGCGTGGGCCTCAGCAGGGCCAGCCTGGACAGCACAAGGCCGGTCGCCCTCCGGTGGAGCGCGAGCGCGCCGCACCCCGCGATGAGTTCGATGATGACGACATCGACAACATCGGTCGCATTCCCAACCCGCTGGAGCAAACCTTTGACCGTCGCTTCGTCAAGGGCTCCAAGCGCATCGTCTCCGGGTTCGGGCGCCCTGATCACGAGGGGGCTGCTCAGCGCAGCGCTGCTGGTGGCAAGCAGAAAGGTCCGCGCCAACCCGATCCCATGCAGACATCGGTTGGCTATATCGGTGCCGATGCCTACTTTGGCGGTGGCGGCGGCCGCCGTGGTCAGGGGGGCGGGAACAGCGGTGGCGGTGGTGGCAGCGGCGGCGGTGGCCGTCGTGGGCGCCGCTGA
- the scpB gene encoding SMC-Scp complex subunit ScpB, protein MDLPSDQEARRILEAALLCAHQPMSVRDMKQLFDGALSTDAIIALLGGLQESWQGRGVALVEVATGWRFQTCGDVQAHLDRLHPEKPPRYSRATMETLAIIAYKQPVTRGDIEDIRGVTVSSHIIKQLEDRGWIEVIGHREAPGRPALLATTRQFLDDLGLSSLAQLPTLEGLPLGQASLPGLDETLALDGRADEDLDASAQDEAPSPQDVAGLAPGATEEPPRAESAQIAP, encoded by the coding sequence ATGGACCTTCCCAGCGATCAGGAAGCACGGCGCATTCTGGAGGCGGCCTTGTTGTGCGCGCACCAGCCCATGTCGGTGCGTGACATGAAGCAGTTGTTCGACGGCGCGCTGTCGACCGACGCGATCATCGCCTTGCTGGGTGGCCTTCAGGAATCGTGGCAGGGGCGCGGTGTGGCCTTGGTTGAGGTGGCCACCGGATGGCGGTTCCAGACCTGTGGCGATGTGCAGGCGCACCTGGACCGCCTTCATCCTGAAAAGCCGCCGCGCTACTCCCGGGCCACCATGGAGACGCTGGCGATCATTGCGTACAAACAGCCGGTCACCCGCGGTGACATTGAAGACATCCGTGGTGTGACGGTCAGCTCTCACATCATCAAGCAACTGGAAGATCGCGGCTGGATTGAAGTGATTGGTCACCGCGAGGCGCCTGGCAGGCCAGCCTTGCTGGCGACCACGCGCCAGTTTCTGGATGACCTGGGCCTGTCGTCTCTGGCCCAGTTGCCCACGCTGGAAGGGCTGCCGTTGGGGCAGGCCTCCTTGCCTGGGCTGGACGAGACGCTCGCCCTTGATGGGCGGGCTGACGAAGACCTCGATGCCTCTGCGCAAGACGAGGCCCCTTCACCCCAAGACGTTGCCGGGCTCGCGCCTGGCGCCACCGAAGAACCTCCCCGCGCCGAGTCGGCGCAGATTGCGCCATGA
- a CDS encoding RluA family pseudouridine synthase: MATRTPPTKLLASDVRTDAAGDIGDLNEAVDLLDDVPDEASEALADQGQAAAGLLAAPDIRRWELMPAHRGKRLDRLLADLVPEHSRSHLQTLIEDGAVTLDDVPVTSPSKKVLPGQMLGIHVRPTAQSQSFKPEAMPLEVLHEDAHLLVINKPAGLVVHPAAGHWQGTLMNGLLAHHAGASALPRAGIVHRLDKDTSGLMVVAKSWEAMHALTQAIAERTVSRQYLAIAHGEWSRARHIDAPVGRDPVSRVRMAVVSQGKPAQTDVLPVAVAGGSDGEGSVSAVRCILHTGRTHQIRVHLAHQGCPLVGDATYGGRPLHGLTRQALHAARLSFRHPMTGSECVFTAPLPEDMAAFFAALGWVAPDFSSWSASGA; this comes from the coding sequence ATGGCCACGAGAACCCCCCCCACGAAGCTCCTTGCGTCTGATGTTCGCACCGACGCCGCTGGCGACATCGGCGACCTCAATGAGGCCGTGGACCTGCTGGACGATGTGCCTGATGAGGCGTCCGAAGCCCTGGCAGACCAGGGGCAGGCGGCGGCAGGCCTGTTGGCCGCCCCCGACATCCGGCGCTGGGAGCTCATGCCTGCGCACCGGGGCAAGCGGCTGGACCGCTTGCTGGCAGACCTGGTGCCAGAGCACTCCCGCAGCCACTTGCAGACCCTGATCGAGGACGGCGCCGTGACGCTGGACGACGTTCCCGTGACGTCTCCCTCCAAAAAGGTTCTGCCTGGGCAGATGCTCGGCATCCATGTTCGTCCCACAGCCCAAAGTCAGTCGTTCAAGCCAGAGGCCATGCCGCTGGAGGTGCTTCATGAAGACGCCCACCTGCTGGTGATCAACAAGCCGGCCGGACTGGTGGTGCACCCGGCGGCAGGGCACTGGCAAGGCACGCTGATGAACGGACTGCTGGCCCACCATGCAGGGGCCTCGGCCTTGCCCCGCGCTGGGATCGTTCACCGCCTTGACAAGGACACCAGCGGCCTCATGGTGGTGGCCAAGTCATGGGAAGCCATGCATGCCCTCACCCAGGCCATTGCCGAGCGAACCGTCAGCAGGCAGTACCTGGCGATTGCCCATGGTGAATGGAGCAGGGCGCGCCACATTGACGCTCCGGTCGGGCGTGATCCGGTGTCTCGCGTTCGCATGGCGGTGGTGAGCCAGGGCAAGCCGGCGCAAACGGATGTGCTCCCGGTGGCGGTGGCAGGTGGATCGGACGGCGAAGGGTCGGTGTCGGCCGTCCGGTGCATTTTGCACACAGGGCGCACCCATCAGATCAGGGTGCACCTGGCTCACCAGGGGTGCCCGCTGGTGGGGGATGCCACCTACGGCGGGCGCCCTCTGCATGGGTTGACGCGGCAGGCCTTGCACGCCGCACGCCTGTCATTCAGGCACCCGATGACGGGCAGCGAGTGCGTGTTCACGGCGCCCCTGCCCGAGGACATGGCGGCATTTTTTGCCGCGCTCGGCTGGGTGGCGCCAGATTTTTCATCCTGGTCGGCTTCTGGTGCATAA
- a CDS encoding outer membrane protein assembly factor BamD → MAAAALCVSLAACGTAPRDEYANIQPEKLYADARDEMTEGNFETAIKQLERVEARASGTLLSQQAQIDLAYAYYKTGEKAQALAKLERFMRLHPTSPALDYALYLQGLINFNEDLGLFGRLSRQDLSERDQQASKDAYESFRQLIERFPQSRYAEDARLRMNHIVNSLAAGEVHVARYYYRRGAYLAAANRAQQAVVDYQQSPAVEEALSLMARSYDQLGLTELRDGALRVLRQSFPGSRFLTQTASADTTPNADTGGNTEAAPKPWWQLW, encoded by the coding sequence ATGGCCGCAGCGGCCTTGTGTGTGAGCCTGGCGGCATGCGGCACCGCGCCGCGGGACGAATACGCCAACATTCAGCCTGAAAAATTGTACGCGGACGCCCGCGACGAAATGACTGAAGGCAACTTTGAGACCGCGATCAAGCAACTGGAGCGGGTGGAAGCCCGTGCATCTGGCACCTTGTTGTCTCAGCAGGCCCAGATCGATCTGGCGTATGCCTACTACAAGACCGGGGAAAAGGCCCAGGCGCTGGCCAAGCTGGAGCGCTTCATGCGGCTGCACCCCACGAGCCCGGCCCTGGACTACGCCCTGTACCTGCAAGGCCTGATCAATTTCAATGAAGACCTCGGCTTGTTCGGGCGCCTGTCCCGGCAGGATTTGTCCGAGCGCGATCAACAAGCGTCCAAAGACGCCTATGAGTCGTTCCGCCAGCTCATCGAACGCTTCCCTCAGTCTCGCTATGCCGAAGACGCCCGACTGCGCATGAATCACATCGTCAATTCGCTGGCGGCTGGCGAAGTGCACGTGGCGCGTTACTACTATCGGCGCGGGGCCTACCTGGCTGCCGCCAACCGGGCGCAGCAGGCCGTGGTCGACTACCAGCAGTCGCCGGCGGTTGAAGAGGCGCTTTCGCTCATGGCGCGAAGCTATGATCAGTTGGGCTTGACCGAGCTGCGTGATGGCGCCCTGCGCGTGCTGCGTCAGAGCTTTCCAGGCAGCCGCTTCCTGACCCAGACCGCCTCGGCCGATACAACGCCCAACGCCGACACCGGCGGCAACACAGAAGCTGCCCCCAAGCCTTGGTGGCAGCTCTGGTGA